The stretch of DNA GGCCAGTCCTACGTGCGGGCGACCCGTGCGAAGGGGCTGCCCGAGTCGCTGGTCCGGTACAAGCACGCGCTGCGGAACACCCTGATCCCCGTGATCACCGTGCTCGGCCTCCAGCTCGGCACGCTGATCGGCGGCGCGGTCATCACCGAGGCGGTGTTCTCCTGGCCGGGGCTGGGCACGACGCTAATCAACGCGATCAACGCCCGTGACTGGCCGATCCTGCAGGCGACGCTGGTGGTGATCGGCAGCGGCTTCGTGATCGTGAACCTCGTCGTCGACGCCGTCTACGCGTATCTCGACCCACAGGTGGTCGCTGAATGATCTCCCCACGAACGCTCCGAAACCTCAAGAAAGAGCTGCGATCGAGCGCGCTCGCGAAGCTGGGTATCGTGCTCGTGCTGGTCATGATCCTGGTCGCGGCGTTCGCTCCCTTTATCGCGCTGCACAACCCGACGAACCAGGACCTCGAAGAGAACAACCTCCCGCCGCTCGGCTTCAGCCGAACCACCGAGGAAACCTCCTCGGAGATGGTCAACGGCTCGCTCCAGATCGTCAACGAGACCGTCGCGATAAATGCGACCGCGAGCCACCCGCTGGGCACGAACTCGCTCGGCCAGGACGTCTACTCCCGGGCGGTGTACGGCGCCCGCACGTCGATGATGGTCGGCGTCCTCGGGACGCTGCTCGCCGCCGTTCTCGGGGTAAGCGTCGGCCTCGTCGCCGGCTTCTACCGTGGCCGTGTCGACGACGCACTGATGCGTTTCGCCGACGTGTCGCTTGCGTTCCCATCGCTGGTGCTCGCGATCGCGCTGATCGGGCTCTGGGGGCGGGCAGCCGTCGACGTCCCCGACCCGTTCGTGGCGTTGGGGATCGTCGACCCTGTCCGGGCAGCCCTCGGCTTACCGACCGGGATGCCCGAATCCTTCGTCCTCCCCGGGACGGTGATCATCGTCGTCGGACTGGTGAACTGGGTGTGGTTCGCCCGGATCGCCCGCGGCGAGGCGCTGTCGATCCGCGAGGAGGAGTACGTCAAGGCTGCCCGCGCGCTGGGCGCCAGCGACGCCCGGATCATCGGTCGGCACGTCCTGCCCAACGCGACGACGCCGATCCTGGTGCTCGCGACGATCCAGGTCGCCGCGATCATCCTGCTCGAGTCCTCGCTCTCCTTCCTCGGCTTCTCGGGGACGACGCTCTCTTGGGGGTTCGACATCTCCCAGGGGCGTGGCTACCTCTCCAGTGCGTGGTGGATCGCCACGGTGCCAGGGCTGGCGATCGTGCTCGCGGTGATCGGCGTCAACCTCGTCGGCGACTGGCTCAGGGACGCCTTGGACCCCGGTATCGAGGGGGAGGGGGGTGTCTGAGATGACCGACGAGATCCTCAAAGTGCGGAACCTCACGACCCGCTTCTTCACCGAGGAGGGGCAGGTCAACGCCGTCGAGTCCGTCGACTTCGACGTGCGGGACGGCGAGACGTTCGGCATCGTCGGCGAGTCCGGCTCCGGGAAGTCCGTCACCGCGCTCTCGCTGATCGACTTGGTGGAGACGCCGGGCCGGATCGTCGAGGGCGAGGTGTGGTACCGCGACGCCGATCTCGCCGAGGAACACCGGGAGTCCTACCCCGACGCCGTCGACGGCGACTACGTCGACGTGCGCCAGCTGCCCGAGTCGACCCGACGGTGGCTCCGCGGGCCGGCGTTCGCGACCATCTTCCAGGACCCGATGAGCAGCCTCAACCCCTCGATCACCGTCGGTGAACAGATCGCCGAGGCGGTCGAGGTCCAGCGCCGCGCCCGCGCGAACCCGCGGCGTACCCGCTCCCGGACGCAGGGGTACGGGCTCGGGCGACTGCTCGTCGACTCCGTGCTCCCCTCACGGGACTACGTCTCCGAGGAGAGCCACGAGCGCGCGGTCGAACTGCTCGAACGGGTCGGCATCCCCGACCCCGAACAGCGCGCCGAGGAGTACCCCCACGAGTTCTCGGGGGGGATGCTCCAGCGCGCGATGGTCGCACAGGCGCTGGCCGGCGAGCCCGACGTGCTGATCGCCGACGAGCCGACGACCGCGCTCGACGTGACGATCCAGGCGCAGATCCTGAACCTCCTGCGAGACCTGCAGGAGGAGGAGGACATGAGCGTCGTCCTGATCACTCACAACCTCGGCGTGATCGCGCGGATGTGCCAGCGCGTCGGCGTGATGTACGCCGGCGAGGTGGTCGAACGCGGCGCGCTCGAGGACGTGTTCCAGAACCCCGTCCACCCCTACACCGAGGGGCTGCTGGGGTCGATCCCGGACATCGAGGATCCGGCGCCGCGGCTCTCGCCGATCGAGGGGAACGTCCCCAGCCTGCTGGACGCGGAGATGGGCGAGGAGTGCTACTTCGCCGATCGGTGTCCGAAGGCGATGGAGTCCTGTCTCCACCGCATCGACGAGCACGAGGCGGAGTCGACGGTCGACGACGCCGCCCACCACGTGCGCTGTGTACTCGCCGATCGGGAGTACGACGAGTCCGAAGCGCTTGGGCCCGAGGCGAAACAGGAGGTGATCACGGATGACTGATCGCGGCGACGACGCGCTACTGCAGGTCCGGAACCTCCGGAAGTACTACGAGGACGGCGGCGGGCTGCTCGACCGCCTCCTCGGCAACGAGGCGACCAGCGTGAAAGCCGTCGACGGCGTCAGCTTCGACGTCCACGAGGGCGAGACGCTGGGGCTCGTCGGCGAGTCCGGCTGCGGGAAGTCCACCACCGGCGAAACGCTCCTCCGCCTGCGGGAGGCGACCGGCGGCACGGTCGCGTTCGACGGCGAGGACGTGTTCGATCTCGACGACGAGTCGCTGTCGGCGTTCCGCCGGCGAGCCCAGATCGTGTTCCAGGACCCGTTCTCCAGCCTCGATCCGCGGATGACCGTCGGCGCCATCGTCGCCGAGGGGATGCGGATCCACGGGCTGCCGGAGTCGGACCCGACGGTCGCAACCGACGCCGAGATGACCGTCGAGGACGGGATCGACCGGATGATCGACGTGACCGTCGCCGACGACCTCGACCGCGTGGTCGAGGCGGGCGACGACGGCG from Halolamina sediminis encodes:
- a CDS encoding ABC transporter permease, with protein sequence MISPRTLRNLKKELRSSALAKLGIVLVLVMILVAAFAPFIALHNPTNQDLEENNLPPLGFSRTTEETSSEMVNGSLQIVNETVAINATASHPLGTNSLGQDVYSRAVYGARTSMMVGVLGTLLAAVLGVSVGLVAGFYRGRVDDALMRFADVSLAFPSLVLAIALIGLWGRAAVDVPDPFVALGIVDPVRAALGLPTGMPESFVLPGTVIIVVGLVNWVWFARIARGEALSIREEEYVKAARALGASDARIIGRHVLPNATTPILVLATIQVAAIILLESSLSFLGFSGTTLSWGFDISQGRGYLSSAWWIATVPGLAIVLAVIGVNLVGDWLRDALDPGIEGEGGV
- a CDS encoding ABC transporter ATP-binding protein, translated to MTDEILKVRNLTTRFFTEEGQVNAVESVDFDVRDGETFGIVGESGSGKSVTALSLIDLVETPGRIVEGEVWYRDADLAEEHRESYPDAVDGDYVDVRQLPESTRRWLRGPAFATIFQDPMSSLNPSITVGEQIAEAVEVQRRARANPRRTRSRTQGYGLGRLLVDSVLPSRDYVSEESHERAVELLERVGIPDPEQRAEEYPHEFSGGMLQRAMVAQALAGEPDVLIADEPTTALDVTIQAQILNLLRDLQEEEDMSVVLITHNLGVIARMCQRVGVMYAGEVVERGALEDVFQNPVHPYTEGLLGSIPDIEDPAPRLSPIEGNVPSLLDAEMGEECYFADRCPKAMESCLHRIDEHEAESTVDDAAHHVRCVLADREYDESEALGPEAKQEVITDD